The Toxoplasma gondii ME49 chromosome XI, whole genome shotgun sequence region ACAAGACatggaggaggaagagagggaacggACTCTAACGGAGACACGGGAGGAAGTTCGACAACTccagtgtctctgcctcgttcttctcctcgcgtgtctcgttctctttcagGGACAAGGCGACGGGGATGAACGGTTTACCCAGTTTACTCCAGAGAGAAGTCCCTTTCTCGATTCACACGTGCAACGACAAAGTCTGCTCCGGCGGTTCCAGCATGCAGAACTTTGGTAGAGACGCCGAACTGGGCGTTTCcccgtgcatgcgttgacAAATGCGCGCGTACCAACAGGAGTGTGACCGCAGGGGTATTCAAATATAGACTTCCACACGTATAGTGCTCTCGTCTATGAAAGGGACTACCCTACTTAACTTACATGCAAACGTGGTTGCTCAaaaatatatgcatgtataatATGAAATGGTTCTTATCTATCgatctgtatatatatatatatatatatattcatatatatatatatatatatattcatatatatatatatatatatatatatataccttcatatatatatatatatatttatatatatatatatatttatatgtatgtgcgtCCGTATGTACGAGCTCATTTCTAGATGATGGTAGAGCTCATTCTTTGCCCACGGACGATCCAGCTTGATGGACTTTGCAGAGTGACAGGTGGAGGATTGACCTCCAAGTTTTGTGCTCatcagggagagaaacactCCAAGTTAATCTCCGGGTGTCTCGGGCATCTCGTGCTGCTTTGTGCTTGTTTTTGAAAGCCGAGGAGGAACGCCTCGTTAGTGCCTTCTTCAAATCGGGTTCAAGGGACAAGGAGATTCCACATGTGGAAATCTCCTGCTTTTTGAGGTGGTACAGCCGGAAGACTCTATTTTTCGGTTGGAAAAAGATTGATTGGTTTTTCTCCGTGTTCTTGCAGAAGAACATTGACAGGTCCTCTTCATCGCTGCCacagttttttctcctgtgcAACAAGAAGAGACCCCACACCTCGTTGTTCCCTTGCCGCGGGCAAGACGCGAGGAAGTCTCTTGTCGATAGAAatctgccttctctgtgcCTCGATTTGAGGTAGAACCTGAATTCACTTTTTGCCTCACATTGGGGGGGCGGGGGGGCGACGAGGCATAAGATTTAGCGACACCCGCTCTATTGCTTTGTGTCTGAAAGCAATCAGTGTGCCCTTCTACAAAAACAAGTGAAGGAGGGAAGCTTCCCCCTCCACTCAAGCTCCAAAAACTCCCatatttctctctgttccttggATTGATTTTCGTCCGAGTTTTTCCTTGCGGTGGAGGTACACAGCCacctcgctgctctctgcgcGGTGTATAGCGGGGTCTTGTTTTGCCTCTTCTAAACAGGTGCTACTTCGTTCTTTGTCTGAGCCTCTTGTGgtctcttcgcgtctctcccgtctATGAAGAATTCCCTCTGTGGCCGGGTCTCAAACTCCACAGTGCTgccgcgcctcctctcggAGGTGTGACACGAATGGACTTGTTCCCTAGCGTTTACTCGTCGAACGTCCGCAGCTGTACATCACTACACTGGCGCTCATACGTAGGGGCAGCGGCATGCGCAGCCAGAGAGGCTCCCTACAGAATGCCTATACACACTCCTagcaaaaacgaaaaaacgtCCGTGCCTCCACTCCTCTATGTATCAATCAgtctatgtatgtatctatgcatacgcatatatatatatatatatatatatgtatatatatatatatatggtcGCACGTGTGTGCACATGTCTCAACAAATCGGCATATGTAAGTATATAAAACTACAAGTCTTAGTGAATATGAAGATGCAAGTGTAGCCGCTACACCCGCGAAGGTAGAAGGATTACAGTCCGCGGACTTCGTAGTGTGACCATGAACTTCTTTTTACTGTCTTGATTAGTGGAACCCTGCATGCACCCATTTTGATATTGAACCATAGGAACTTAGCGTCCAAGAACAGCTCGACGGAAGACAGTTCGAGGTGGGCTTTGCCCCAACAAATCAGATGAAAAGTCCTTGAAAGTGTGTCTTGCATTAGCACGGTGTTGGTGTCTCGCGACAACCTCAGGAAGCCAGATAGAAGTGCAACAAGATGAAGACATTCCATACAAAACACACTGCTCGCATGCTTCGTCGGGTGCCTACACCCCCTGCATTCACACACACCCAATTGTGCaacatacatatctatatatttCTACGATGTATAGGTttggatatatatatatatatatatatatatgcatgcatgtgtacggACCCGGATATACATTCTGTATGCAAACACCctcatgtgcatgcacatatgtgCGTGTGTGCATCACGAATGCCAACGTCGAAGCGTCCAGATTTACACTTTCGCGCGACCCATTTGCGCTCACAGATGTACAGTTGAACGAAAACCTAATTGTCACAAAGGTTGCATCAGTGGGGAGCAACAGAGTTTTTTCAGGCAGTGCGCGCGCGAAGGAACAAACATTCTACCGCCACTaaagaaacgcggagaggAACCAGATCGGAGTCAGCGTGCTCTGATGGCTGCAGACGCGTTGAAATTGCAGAATACATTTTTAATTGCAAAATTCGGCAGGCCATCTTCACTGGCTAGATAGCGCGGCAGAGGCGGGGACAGTGTGCcgggcgtctctctgtctttctcggaGCTTGACGGAAGCTCTGGCGTTTCTTCGGAGTCAACAGCAATCGTCCGGGGGGGGCTAATCGCCCCCTTAACTGCAGCGGAAAAAGCACACAAGAGACACACCTTGTCTCGAAGTTTTTACATTTTAGTGGCTTAAAAGCGTTCAAGTCACCGTTTCCCCCGACTGTTCAGTGaatgaagaaaaaggcgTTTCTATCTCGCCGAGACCCTGCCCACCAGGCATGCTCAAGACTCCActccgttccttctttccacttttctgttcttccgcGCTTCTGGCCTCCCCCTGCCCTCTAGTTCTCGCTCTCAGATCCAGGTTCAGCGGCCGAAGCGCAAACCAGAGAGACACCACGCACTaaagaaggtggagagatCTTTTCAGTATCGCGCCAACCTGCAGCAATGAGTTCGCGGCCCTGtttgtcgcttttttctctttcgttgaCGTTGTGCTCGCCTACCTCGGCCGCCGGTGCCGACTTGTCCGTGGGCGTTGAATCCCCACCCCACAAGTTTTCCAGAGGCCATGAGGGCAAGGCAGTGCTTGCTGCCGCATGCAATTTTCTCGGCGCAGAAAATCGAGGATGGGCCAGGAAGGTcccgagaagacgagacaaggaacgaagacggcgaggtGACCGCGGAGGCCGAGCGCGGAAACTGCGTGCAtgaacgaggagaagcatgcagtggaaaaaggaaacggccgagagagaggcgcgcacggaaagaaggaaaagggagagaaggtcCACGCAGAGAGctgcgaggaagcgagagaagagagctaCGACGATCGAGACAATGAGGCGCCAGGctggagaggacgaagaacagacaggAAGGCACCAGACAAAgtgaacagaaaagaaagataCGGTATTCTCCAGGAAGGAATGGCGACACAGGGAGAtgcgaaacagaaaagaaccaGAGTCTTACCacgacgggagagagaacttGTTGCTGCTGCTGGAGTGTGCGGCCGCACTGGCCGCGAGCCGTTTCTCCGCAACAAAAGAGGGCGTTTCGCTTCAGGAGTTCGTCGGCGAATCTACAGTTGAGTCAGCGATTGAGGTGCAACACAACACAAACAAGGAACCACGGAAACAGTCAATGAGAGGTTTCAATGGGGGAATCAAGATCTCTCGGCTGGTTCGCACCATTCCTCCAACTCCGAAACCAAGTCGAGACCGACGTTTCCATGTGACGTAAAACGAAGGAAGCAAAGTTACATCTCTCGGCCTCGTGACCTCGGCCTCTGTTCAAGGACAGCAACTCCTGCTGGTGTTGCCGAGGCGACCTGcgcttgtcttttctttcacCTGCTTAGCGAGGTGCCAGTCTACCGCGTAAAGCCTTCATGGACTTCTCGCTCCTATCGGAAGCCAGGCGGGTGCGCATCTCaaccgcgcatgcagtcgaggAGCTGCTTCAGTCGCATGCGCCGTCGCAGTCTTGTCGACTACAGGCCTTCGGGGACTGTAAGGTTCCACCCGCGACGGAAgttcagagaagaagcacgaTTCGGGGAAGGAAGCTTACGGCTGATGCGCGtcttgaaaaagaagaagagagaagtcaTCCCCAGCAGCGACTGCAGTGACGGCGCACTGTTTGACTgcacagagaaggcagagcgtCATGAAAAAACAGATGAGCCacgcggcgtctctctctccccccctTGCGGTCGGAGCGGTCGGGCAAAAGTTTGAGCAGACAAGAgcaagggaagagagaaagagaaaacaccgGAGAAGAACCaggcacacagacacacgcatatGTACCTGTGAcaagagagagcgcgagacgcACAAGAGAGGGAACAGGAGATAACGAGAtaacgagagaagaacaaggcatgaaggagagaggggaaaccaaaaaagaaaaaaggagacgaaggaaaaccgtcagagaagaggaagcgggagaggCAAAAGGAGACGTAGCGCGAAAataaaaaagagaaagagttCTATAGCTTACTTCCAGGGAAACCTGTCGGAGGGAGAACGGCGACAGGTTTGTGTTGAAGGTGACGATCTGCGTAAGTGTACGAAACAGCTCGAGGAATGGAAACTTTGTTtcctgcagaagaaacagaggggaaACCAGAGGGAGAACTGGAAACACACTCCAGCCACACCAGCGGGGCAAAAAATTCGACATTCTCGAAAACGCACATTTTCAAACTTCTTTTGAAGGGACATATGGCGTCATTCTCGTCTCGTCTTTAcacttttctttctcgtttcgtcgtctgcttcgcaCGAAAGAAAACATGCCTCTCgccatcttcctcttcgacttTTGGTTTTCTTACCAGACGTCTGATGTGCATGCTCTGTCGACACTCACGCGCTCATGTACACTCCTCGACAATAACTATGGATTTAAGAGACTCAAGAACAGGACAAGCAGCACTGGACGTTCCTCTATTTCGCGCGTTCGCGCTCAGAAATCTCAACACCGCCTTCCAAACAGTCGGCATGAcagcaagaaaaaaaggttcccccttcctcgtttttctgcgcaTGTCGCCTTTTTACTTGTCTTGGTAGATTTTGAATTCTGCAAAAGTCCACTGTTGTGaattcgcttctctgcgatGGCGACCCCTATCTGACGAGGCTCTCTGAGAGAGTTGCAGAACTCCAGAagtgaaaaggagacaactTATCTCGTGCGAAGCTACGAATGCCAAAAAGTGAGCTACAACCACAGACATCGCAGCTTCTAACGAGAAACTGCTAAAACAGCAGCTGCCCCTTCTACACCAGAATCGTTTCTTCTCACTAGAGGAGAAGCTAAGTGCAttaaaaaagagaagacgacctCTTGGAGTTTTTCCTCACCCTTCACTCGCTGCATCCACGTAGTGCCCGCTACGCCCTGCTGGTTCGACCGCGTGTCTCCGAGGCCTAGCTGGATTTTCGAGTCGTCCCCGAatctgcagaaaaacgcgaaacagaATGAGATACAGATCCCGCGAACATTTCCTCTCCTTTACATACACGTACAGGTACAAATAACCACctgtatatatagatgtgtacgtacatacacacacatatatatatatacatgtatatatacatatatatatggatgtcgagatatgcatgcgtgtgaTCGTGTGATCGGCGCGGTACAGTCTACGTCATCACATGGACTCGGTAGAGGAGAGCGACATCTACGCACACCGAGGTACCTAGGACTGTAGACCATGACATCCGAAATTGCCATaagcatatgcatatatatatatatatatatatatacatatatatcgCTTGCTGTCGTTTTTACAGCAGTTTCCAGAAAGCATGTCTTCACGTATCTACCTCtttacatatacatgtatgaACGCACGCCTATGACGACTTTGATGCATTCCCAGTCCCTGtacttacatatatacgtgAGCATATTTGTACATATGCGTGCGTATATATGTGGGTGCCTTACGCGTAGACTTTGCCGTCTTTGGAGAGACAGATTGTGTGATGGAGGCCACAGGAGACGTCGACGATCTGAGGCTCGCGATTTCCATGTCCGTTCCAAATCCTGTCTGGGTCGGCATCCGAGAAGTCCACGCGGCGAGCGCTAACGCGCAGACTCGCCTCGTCGAACGGCCGCGGCTCCACGCCGCATTCGCCGAACAGATTCTCTCCGCAGCAGTCTGCAGGCGGAGGGAAAAAGCAGGTTTCAGTTCCGTTTCGATTCGCGTCTATATGGCGACGCGAAATGGACATTCGtgagatatatatatatatattcccCTCCTCACTGTTCGCCCAGGAAGGTCGAAGGCTTCAGAGACGCCCCAGACGAGGGTGAAACAAAGGATGCACAACCGAGAGGAGGAGCACACatcgcgaagagagagattgTCGGTGGTCGTGGACCAGTTGTTCAcaagagagcagaacgagaaaaaaccttCATGGCCGGCAAAAACGCGTCCGTCACGATGTCAGCTCtttgacgaagacgcagccTCTGCACAACTCGTTCGGCTTCTCTGTCACCACCACCGTCCTAATAATCCTTTTCGCTCGGCGTCCTCGCATTTCCAGCGAGACAAAGCGCTTCGCCTTCAGAGTCCTTTCACACcgtcccccccccccccccccaggCTTGCCGATTTGCATTCGCGccgttctcttcgcctccttaCAGAGCTCGCCGCGACGCGTGACGaaggctgcatgcgtgccGCCGACATTCATCTTCACCACACAGTCGGCCCAGCCTGTGAGCGTTCCAAGGGCGCGAAgcgctcttctcgcccaaCGCGTTGCGAGGCCAGCTGCCGCGGCCTCACAAGCCTCTGCACCTTCGCGGTCAGGCGGTAGGCCGCTCAGGAGACGCACACCGCAGGCCACAGACAGCGTTCCGTCGGCAGTTTTCGTAACACACAAACCGCGCTCGGTGcccgaggaagaggaagaggaagaagaggaagaagagggagaagagggagaagacgcagaagacgca contains the following coding sequences:
- a CDS encoding regulator of chromosome condensation (RCC1) repeat-containing protein (encoded by transcript TGME49_310290): MEEGKHFFPCISRICKMKRHPSAASSFSPGRPASTGGVPAPFWSSSEETKDRSWRRVFHRATLPRIPRSGLAAAAALFVLSQSRPASSSAPSPRLSSSASQPRRPVLRAGGEGLDAPPSPPPASRARTDTPLCRAASVSMETRLERRMQSRNASAATTSLFSGGSLARCAGLQAGDAETGRTQKTQQILMWGDRKALPGGASSDIATPTEIAWFADQAAARAPWRQISFGPDFGVAVNEKNQAALWGSFSQKPEAQEGDSGDAGSAESTLHFVSPFYLDLSFKVVDAQCSAAELFLLSSDGRVFVLDKPHDLFARLVQSASSASSPSSPSSSSSSSSSSSGTERGLCVTKTADGTLSVACGVRLLSGLPPDREGAEACEAAAAGLATRWARRALRALGTLTGWADCVVKMNVGGTHAAFVTRRGELYCCGENLFGECGVEPRPFDEASLRVSARRVDFSDADPDRIWNGHGNREPQIVDVSCGLHHTICLSKDGKVYAFGDDSKIQLGLGDTRSNQQGVAGTTWMQRVKGNKVSIPRAVSYTYADRHLQHKPVAVLPPTGFPGIKQCAVTAVAAGDDFSLLLFQDAHQPFADELLKRNALFCCGETARGQCGRTLQQQQQVLSPVVFPRSASAVTSPSSFLVSSSRDLPGPSSIFCAEKIACGSKHCLALMASGKLVGWGFNAHGQVGTGGRVKGAISPPRTIAVDSEETPELPSSSEKDRETPGTLSPPLPRYLASEDGLPNFAIKNVFCNFNASAAIRAR